A genomic region of Dickeya solani IPO 2222 contains the following coding sequences:
- a CDS encoding MBL fold metallo-hydrolase: protein MELEILGSGEAYDSQRVNAAIRVSEGGFQLLVDCGPTVPQALWQRQTAPDDIHAIYITHAHPDHVLGLTTWLNWCESCGRTAPLAIIAPRQQLPQVQRLADFAFWPAGRPLFTLNWQDSESLNELGPWHCQTAPTRHSVPNRSLWLDGEQGSLFYSGDGQLTPAGAALLARSDLALVECFSPQAADNAYHGNWPQVQTLARKPGAPLGLYHVQQSQKAALQQVIATSPDVFLPEQGDRAQCRNGHWHIIRGPEHE, encoded by the coding sequence ATGGAGCTTGAGATTCTCGGCAGCGGCGAAGCCTACGACAGCCAGCGGGTCAACGCGGCGATACGGGTCAGCGAAGGCGGATTCCAGTTGCTGGTGGATTGCGGTCCGACCGTACCGCAGGCGCTGTGGCAGCGCCAGACCGCGCCGGACGACATTCACGCCATCTACATTACCCATGCTCACCCCGACCACGTGCTCGGTCTGACCACCTGGCTCAACTGGTGCGAATCCTGCGGGCGCACCGCGCCGCTGGCGATTATCGCGCCGCGTCAGCAATTGCCGCAGGTGCAGCGTCTGGCGGATTTCGCCTTCTGGCCCGCCGGTCGGCCGCTGTTTACCCTTAACTGGCAGGACAGCGAAAGCCTGAACGAACTGGGCCCGTGGCATTGCCAGACCGCGCCGACCCGCCACTCGGTGCCCAACCGTTCCCTGTGGCTCGACGGCGAACAGGGGTCGCTGTTCTACAGCGGCGACGGCCAGTTGACGCCCGCGGGCGCCGCGTTACTGGCACGCTCGGATCTGGCGCTGGTGGAGTGTTTTTCGCCGCAGGCGGCGGACAATGCCTACCACGGCAACTGGCCGCAGGTGCAGACGCTGGCGCGTAAACCGGGCGCGCCGTTGGGCCTGTACCACGTGCAACAGTCGCAAAAAGCGGCGCTGCAACAGGTTATCGCCACCTCGCCCGACGTGTTTCTGCCGGAACAGGGCGACCGGGCGCAATGCCGCAACGGGCACTGGCACATCATCAGGGGGCCAGAACATGAATAA
- a CDS encoding ABC transporter ATP-binding protein: MSELRLHQVAKRYGRQPVLHGIDLHIRQGELVVFVGPSGCGKSTLLRTIAGLEEQDSGQIMLGDEDISRQPPGQREMAMVFQSYALYPHMTVAENMGFALKMAGERRQAIEEKVAQVAEMLQLTPLLARKPGALSGGQRQRVAIGRAIVRKPRLFLFDEPLSNLDAKLRTHTRVQLKALHQQLAATMIYVTHDQVEAMTLADRIVVLHEGRIAQEGTPEELYHHPANTFVAGFIGTPEMNFFPLSPGQMPSPDQILSPWLQRLERDERAVTLGIRPDAFEVAEGIPTFQVDLVENLGAHYHLHGHFIHEPCLTLVVESRQPAHIGQELALQVAPERCHWFDAAGQRVSPPLRHAGQENPHGA, from the coding sequence ATGAGTGAATTACGGTTACATCAGGTCGCCAAGCGTTACGGTCGTCAGCCGGTGCTGCACGGCATCGACCTGCATATCCGGCAGGGAGAACTGGTGGTGTTCGTCGGCCCGTCCGGCTGTGGTAAATCGACCCTACTGCGTACCATCGCCGGGCTGGAGGAACAGGACAGCGGGCAAATCATGCTGGGCGACGAGGATATTTCGCGCCAGCCGCCGGGCCAGCGGGAAATGGCGATGGTGTTTCAGTCCTACGCGCTCTATCCGCACATGACCGTGGCGGAAAACATGGGTTTCGCGCTGAAAATGGCGGGCGAACGGCGTCAAGCCATTGAAGAGAAAGTGGCGCAGGTGGCGGAGATGCTGCAACTGACGCCGTTGCTGGCCCGCAAGCCCGGCGCGCTCTCCGGCGGACAGCGCCAGCGAGTGGCGATCGGCCGCGCTATCGTGCGCAAGCCGCGCCTGTTCCTGTTTGACGAACCGTTGTCCAATCTGGACGCCAAACTTCGCACCCATACCCGGGTGCAACTGAAAGCGCTGCATCAGCAACTGGCCGCCACCATGATTTACGTCACCCACGATCAGGTGGAGGCGATGACGCTGGCCGACCGCATCGTGGTGCTGCATGAAGGCCGCATCGCCCAGGAAGGTACGCCGGAAGAACTGTACCACCATCCCGCCAATACCTTCGTCGCCGGGTTTATCGGCACGCCGGAAATGAACTTTTTTCCGCTGTCGCCCGGCCAAATGCCGTCGCCCGATCAAATCTTGTCGCCGTGGCTGCAACGGTTGGAGCGGGATGAACGCGCGGTCACCCTCGGCATTCGCCCGGACGCCTTTGAGGTCGCCGAGGGTATCCCGACGTTTCAGGTCGATCTGGTGGAAAATCTGGGCGCGCACTATCACCTGCACGGCCACTTCATCCACGAACCTTGCCTGACGCTGGTGGTGGAAAGCCGCCAGCCGGCGCATATCGGCCAGGAACTGGCGTTGCAGGTCGCGCCGGAACGCTGCCACTGGTTCGACGCCGCCGGTCAGCGCGTGTCGCCGCCCCTGCGGCACGCCGGTCAGGAGAACCCGCATGGAGCTTGA
- a CDS encoding carbohydrate ABC transporter permease, with the protein MRLPYWLMALRALALTVALLFFTLPILWMVATAFKSTAEFSSLSSPFWPQQWTLTHLKSLLNNGVGARLFNTLWVAAGATALSLLTGFLAAYTLARHRFPARLDSLFLLLVLLIKMMPPMVVAIPLYSLLKSLHLLNSLTGLMLAYQVYTLPFCIWMLLSFIRDVPLSLEEAAAMDGAGLWRRLRYIVLPVCAPGLVATAIFTLIMAWNEFLFALLFLQTPQQFTLPLFIANFMTENQIYWGELMGIGLLSSLPVLLVAGFVQRYLLRGFAVSQK; encoded by the coding sequence ATGAGACTCCCTTACTGGCTGATGGCGCTGCGTGCGCTGGCGCTGACCGTCGCGCTGCTGTTTTTCACCCTGCCGATCCTGTGGATGGTGGCGACGGCGTTTAAGTCCACCGCCGAATTCTCCAGCCTGAGCAGCCCGTTCTGGCCGCAACAGTGGACGCTCACTCACCTGAAAAGCCTGCTGAATAATGGCGTCGGCGCACGGCTGTTTAATACATTGTGGGTGGCCGCCGGCGCCACGGCGTTATCGCTGCTGACCGGGTTTCTGGCCGCCTACACGCTGGCGCGCCACCGTTTTCCGGCGCGGCTCGACAGCCTGTTCCTGCTGCTGGTGCTGCTGATCAAGATGATGCCGCCAATGGTAGTGGCGATCCCACTCTATTCGCTGCTCAAATCGCTGCACCTGCTCAACAGCCTGACCGGGCTGATGCTGGCTTATCAGGTCTATACCCTGCCGTTTTGCATCTGGATGCTGCTCAGTTTTATCCGCGACGTGCCGCTGTCGCTGGAAGAGGCCGCGGCGATGGACGGCGCCGGGCTGTGGCGACGACTGCGCTACATCGTGCTGCCGGTGTGCGCCCCCGGTCTGGTCGCCACGGCGATCTTCACCCTGATCATGGCGTGGAACGAATTTCTGTTCGCCCTGTTGTTCCTGCAAACCCCGCAGCAGTTCACGCTGCCGCTGTTTATCGCCAACTTCATGACCGAAAACCAGATCTACTGGGGAGAACTGATGGGCATCGGGCTGCTGTCTTCGCTGCCGGTGCTGCTGGTGGCGGGCTTTGTTCAACGTTATTTGCTGCGCGGCTTCGCCGTCAGCCAGAAATAG
- a CDS encoding carbohydrate ABC transporter permease, translating to MHFDPRWQRWLLLMPAAALLLLLTLYPIGQMLLYSFSKVDYAAASRSWVGLENYRQLFADWFFTTSLKNTLLFSFGSSLLQVLLGLALALLLYRHFPGRQWVLSLLIYPMMISTLVCSAIWRVWFHYDFGLLNNCLTALGLMPQPWLSSPHLALWSLMLVDIWQWTPMACLVILAGLQAIPKDVLEAAQSDGANGWKRLWYVTLPLSRQPIMLALLLRSIDTFKLFDKVYALTGGGPGYATETLSLYIYQQGFKFFNLGLASAGAVIMLLFAAAMSLVYAWQLMRGGKTA from the coding sequence ATGCATTTTGATCCCCGCTGGCAACGCTGGCTGCTGCTGATGCCCGCCGCCGCGCTGCTTCTGCTGCTGACGCTCTATCCCATCGGCCAGATGCTGCTCTACTCCTTCAGCAAGGTGGATTACGCCGCAGCCAGCCGCAGTTGGGTTGGGCTGGAAAACTACCGCCAGCTGTTCGCCGACTGGTTCTTCACAACCAGCCTGAAAAACACCCTGCTGTTCTCGTTCGGCAGTTCGCTGTTGCAGGTGCTGCTGGGGCTGGCGCTGGCGTTGTTGCTGTATCGCCATTTTCCCGGCCGCCAGTGGGTGCTAAGCCTGCTCATCTACCCGATGATGATCTCCACGCTGGTGTGCTCGGCCATCTGGCGCGTCTGGTTTCATTACGATTTTGGTCTGCTCAACAATTGCCTGACCGCGCTGGGGCTGATGCCGCAGCCGTGGCTGTCCAGCCCGCATCTGGCTTTGTGGTCGCTGATGCTGGTGGACATCTGGCAGTGGACGCCGATGGCCTGCCTGGTAATCCTCGCCGGGTTGCAGGCGATTCCCAAAGACGTGCTGGAAGCCGCGCAGAGCGACGGCGCCAACGGCTGGAAACGGCTGTGGTACGTCACGCTGCCGCTGAGCCGCCAACCGATCATGCTGGCGCTGCTGCTGCGCTCCATCGACACCTTCAAGCTGTTCGATAAAGTCTACGCCCTGACCGGCGGCGGCCCCGGTTACGCCACCGAAACCCTGTCGCTCTACATCTATCAGCAGGGTTTCAAGTTCTTCAATCTGGGGCTTGCCAGCGCCGGCGCGGTGATCATGCTGCTGTTCGCCGCCGCCATGAGCCTGGTCTACGCCTGGCAGCTAATGCGCGGAGGGAAAACTGCATGA
- a CDS encoding ABC transporter substrate-binding protein encodes MFVKNKMFGKNKPGNTTLTTKPHSTKTLSRLLLAIGLACGMTAQAADLVIAGRDDVYGKALDSTLARFQQQHPGKQIELLKLPYANLYEKLVISLRENASAYDLMLMDDSWSPEFAGNGWLQPLPENLQSSDFIPAVLNVSRVPENSGPAYSLPVVGNVAMFAYRQDLFDKHQLKAPANWDAVLSDAKTLQQQEPGVSGVVFRGMKGNPIVSGFMPMLWAYGGNVITNGKASLDSPQALQALNTLKALKAFAPTGVEVYNAADVRQAMEQGKAAMAIEVWPAWASTLDDATKSKVVGNMTLQPAPGQNAGPSPMLGIWQMAIAKSSQHSELAQQFLSYLTSAENQKALALELGLPPTRRSVYQDAQVVQKYRWYPAQLAALEAGKARPRIRNWQEVESILGDYLQLALMDQMPAQVALQQANQKIAQVLK; translated from the coding sequence ATGTTTGTTAAAAACAAGATGTTTGGTAAAAACAAGCCTGGCAACACCACGCTGACAACAAAACCGCACAGCACAAAAACCCTTTCCCGCCTGCTGCTCGCCATCGGTCTGGCATGCGGCATGACGGCGCAGGCCGCCGACCTGGTCATCGCCGGGCGCGATGACGTTTACGGCAAGGCGCTCGACAGCACGCTGGCCCGTTTCCAGCAACAGCATCCCGGCAAGCAGATCGAACTGCTGAAACTGCCTTACGCCAACCTGTATGAAAAATTGGTGATTTCCCTGCGGGAAAACGCCTCTGCCTACGATCTGATGTTGATGGACGACAGCTGGAGCCCGGAATTCGCCGGTAACGGCTGGCTGCAACCACTGCCGGAAAACCTGCAAAGCAGCGACTTCATTCCAGCGGTGCTGAACGTCTCACGCGTACCGGAAAACAGCGGCCCGGCGTATAGCCTGCCGGTGGTCGGCAACGTGGCGATGTTCGCCTACCGTCAGGATCTGTTCGACAAACACCAGCTCAAGGCGCCCGCCAACTGGGACGCGGTGCTGAGCGACGCCAAAACCCTGCAACAGCAGGAACCGGGCGTCTCCGGCGTGGTGTTCCGCGGCATGAAAGGCAACCCGATCGTTTCCGGCTTTATGCCGATGCTGTGGGCCTACGGCGGTAATGTCATCACCAATGGCAAAGCGTCGCTGGATTCCCCGCAGGCGCTGCAGGCGCTCAATACCCTGAAGGCGCTGAAGGCATTCGCCCCCACCGGGGTCGAGGTGTACAACGCCGCTGACGTACGTCAGGCAATGGAACAGGGCAAAGCGGCGATGGCGATCGAAGTGTGGCCGGCCTGGGCGTCGACGCTGGACGATGCAACTAAATCCAAAGTGGTCGGCAACATGACGCTGCAACCGGCGCCGGGGCAGAACGCCGGTCCGTCGCCGATGCTCGGTATCTGGCAGATGGCGATCGCCAAAAGCAGTCAGCACAGCGAACTGGCGCAGCAATTCCTGAGTTACCTCACCAGCGCGGAAAACCAGAAAGCGCTGGCGCTGGAACTGGGGCTGCCGCCGACCCGCCGCAGTGTCTATCAGGATGCGCAGGTGGTGCAGAAATACCGCTGGTATCCGGCACAGTTGGCGGCGCTGGAAGCAGGCAAAGCGCGTCCGCGCATCCGTAACTGGCAGGAAGTGGAAAGCATCCTCGGCGACTACCTGCAACTGGCGCTGATGGATCAGATGCCGGCGCAGGTAGCGTTGCAGCAGGCCAATCAGAAGATCGCGCAAGTACTGAAATAA
- a CDS encoding multidrug efflux MFS transporter encodes METWKLNLFSAWLGCFFTGMAMSQILPFLPLYIEHLGVSDHTALNLWSGLVFSSSFLISAIVAPLWGSLADRKGRKLMLLRAALGMSIVMGLQGMATNVWQLFILRALMGLTSGYIPNAMALIASQVPRNRSGWALGTLSTGQVAGVLIGPLLGGFMADTIGLRMVFFVTSAMLFICFLITLFAVRENAVTISKKAQLSGRAVFASLPYPLLIVSLCFTTMMIQMANGSISPILTLFIRDLSPNIDNIAFVSGVIAAVPGMSALLSAPRLGRLGDRIGSQRVLIVALFLCALLFFLMSAVQSSVQLGILRFALGFADGALMPAVQALLVKYSSQQVTGRIFGYNQSCMYLGNVVGPLLGSTVSATLGYRWVFLVTALLVLINGVQLMVSFARMPKKG; translated from the coding sequence ATGGAAACCTGGAAACTCAACCTTTTCTCCGCCTGGCTGGGATGCTTTTTTACCGGCATGGCCATGAGTCAGATACTGCCGTTCCTGCCGCTCTACATCGAACATCTGGGCGTTAGCGATCATACCGCGCTCAATCTATGGTCCGGGCTGGTGTTCAGCTCCTCGTTTCTGATTTCGGCGATTGTCGCGCCGCTGTGGGGCAGCCTGGCCGACCGTAAAGGCCGCAAGCTGATGCTGTTGCGCGCCGCGCTCGGTATGTCTATCGTCATGGGTCTGCAGGGTATGGCCACCAACGTCTGGCAGCTGTTTATCCTGCGCGCGCTGATGGGGCTGACCTCCGGCTACATTCCCAACGCGATGGCGCTGATTGCCTCGCAAGTGCCGCGCAACCGCAGCGGTTGGGCGCTCGGCACCTTGTCCACCGGGCAGGTGGCGGGGGTGTTGATCGGTCCGCTGCTCGGCGGCTTTATGGCCGATACCATCGGTCTGCGCATGGTATTTTTCGTCACCTCCGCCATGCTGTTTATCTGTTTTCTCATTACGCTGTTCGCCGTTCGTGAAAACGCCGTTACCATCAGCAAAAAAGCGCAGCTCAGCGGCCGGGCGGTGTTCGCCTCGCTGCCTTATCCACTGCTGATTGTCAGCCTGTGCTTCACCACCATGATGATTCAGATGGCGAACGGTTCCATCAGCCCGATCCTGACGCTGTTTATCCGCGACCTTTCTCCCAACATTGATAACATTGCGTTTGTCAGCGGCGTTATCGCCGCCGTGCCGGGAATGTCCGCGCTGTTGTCTGCGCCGCGCCTCGGCCGGCTGGGAGATCGCATCGGTTCTCAGCGGGTGCTGATCGTGGCGCTGTTTCTGTGCGCATTGCTGTTTTTCCTGATGTCGGCGGTGCAAAGCTCGGTCCAGCTCGGCATCCTGCGCTTCGCGCTGGGTTTCGCCGACGGCGCACTGATGCCGGCGGTGCAGGCGCTGCTGGTGAAATACAGCAGCCAGCAAGTGACCGGCCGTATCTTCGGGTATAACCAGTCCTGCATGTATCTCGGCAACGTGGTCGGGCCGCTGCTCGGCTCTACCGTTTCCGCCACACTGGGCTACCGCTGGGTGTTTTTGGTCACCGCGCTGCTGGTGCTGATTAACGGCGTCCAGTTGATGGTGAGCTTCGCCCGCATGCCGAAAAAAGGCTGA
- the azuC gene encoding stress response protein AzuC gives MRKFLKKLLVAYINAYKDIPPGAMH, from the coding sequence GTGCGTAAATTCCTGAAAAAACTTCTGGTCGCTTACATCAATGCTTACAAAGACATCCCGCCGGGTGCCATGCATTAA
- a CDS encoding tartrate dehydrogenase, whose product MSQPRYRIAVIPGDGIGKEVMPEGVRVIARAAELFDIQLEWEWFDFASADYYLRHGKMMPDNWFAQLKDFDAIYFGAVGWPEVVPDHVSLWQSLLLFRREFDQYVNLRPCRLMPGVKAPLAGRQPGDIDFYIVRENTEGEYSSVGGTMFAGTEREVVIQETVMTRVGVDRILKFAYELAMKRPKKHLTSATKSNGIAITMPYWDSRVAEMSTRYPEVKVDKYHIDILTANFVLHPDWFDVVVASNLFGDILSDLGPACTGTIGIAPSANINPDRTFPSLFEPVHGSAPDIAGKGIANPIGQIWCGAMMLEHLGHDAAGAAVLSAIERVLEQGPGNAPLTRDLGGSGNTAALGEAIMQALSR is encoded by the coding sequence ATGTCTCAACCACGTTACCGCATTGCCGTCATTCCCGGCGACGGCATCGGCAAGGAAGTGATGCCGGAAGGGGTACGGGTGATCGCCCGCGCCGCCGAACTGTTTGATATCCAGCTGGAGTGGGAATGGTTTGATTTCGCCAGCGCCGATTACTACCTCCGGCACGGCAAGATGATGCCGGACAACTGGTTCGCGCAGCTCAAGGACTTCGACGCCATCTATTTCGGCGCGGTGGGCTGGCCGGAGGTGGTGCCGGATCACGTGTCGCTGTGGCAATCGCTGCTGCTGTTCCGCCGTGAATTCGACCAGTACGTCAACCTGCGCCCCTGCCGCCTGATGCCGGGCGTGAAAGCGCCGCTGGCCGGGCGTCAACCCGGTGATATCGACTTCTACATCGTGCGCGAAAACACCGAAGGCGAGTATTCCAGCGTCGGCGGCACGATGTTTGCCGGCACTGAGCGCGAAGTGGTGATTCAGGAAACGGTGATGACCCGCGTCGGCGTCGATCGCATCCTTAAATTCGCCTACGAGCTGGCGATGAAACGCCCGAAAAAACATCTGACGTCAGCCACTAAATCCAACGGTATCGCCATCACCATGCCGTACTGGGACAGCCGCGTCGCCGAAATGAGCACCCGCTACCCGGAAGTCAAGGTGGACAAATATCACATCGATATTCTCACCGCCAACTTCGTGCTGCACCCGGACTGGTTTGACGTGGTGGTCGCCAGTAACCTGTTCGGCGATATTCTGTCCGACCTCGGCCCGGCCTGCACCGGCACCATCGGCATCGCGCCGTCGGCCAACATCAATCCGGATCGCACCTTCCCCAGCCTGTTCGAACCGGTGCACGGCTCAGCGCCGGATATCGCCGGCAAAGGCATCGCCAACCCGATCGGCCAAATCTGGTGTGGGGCGATGATGCTGGAACACCTCGGCCACGACGCCGCCGGCGCGGCGGTGCTAAGCGCTATTGAACGGGTGCTGGAACAAGGACCGGGAAATGCGCCGCTGACGCGGGACCTCGGCGGCAGCGGCAATACGGCCGCGCTGGGTGAGGCGATTATGCAGGCGCTGAGTCGTTAA
- a CDS encoding LysR family transcriptional regulator, whose translation MSAIDDLLFFSRIAALGSLTAVARESGLSLPAVSKRLTQLEQRLGVQLIRRTTRRLDLTPEGQLYAEGTLPILHEIEELESQVRRNQLTLRGRLTVNASFGFGRRHIAPLISAFARQHGELEVQLQLTSQPLNMLDAGVDIDIRFGAPPDSRLVAHRLMDNPRVLCAAPAYLSRSGTPQTVADLAGHNCLVLRQYESDYGLWRFYRDGREFTHRAFGNLSANDGEVIMRYALDGHGIILRSLWDVRPWLASGELVALLPDYIMPEADIYAVYQQRRHVPARISAFIAWLKQQLPQGEEYRQRLPGGEAQRITGAPNDR comes from the coding sequence ATGAGTGCAATCGACGATTTGCTGTTCTTCAGCCGCATCGCCGCGCTCGGCAGCCTGACGGCGGTGGCGCGCGAAAGCGGGTTATCGCTGCCGGCCGTCAGCAAACGGTTGACGCAACTGGAGCAACGGCTGGGGGTACAGCTGATCAGGCGTACCACCCGACGGCTGGATTTAACGCCGGAGGGGCAATTGTACGCCGAAGGTACGTTGCCGATTCTGCATGAAATCGAGGAACTGGAAAGCCAGGTACGCCGTAACCAGCTAACGCTGCGCGGACGGCTGACCGTCAATGCGTCGTTCGGTTTCGGCCGTCGCCATATTGCGCCGCTGATTTCCGCCTTCGCCCGTCAGCACGGCGAGCTGGAAGTGCAGCTGCAGCTCACCAGTCAGCCGCTCAACATGCTGGACGCCGGCGTGGATATCGATATCCGCTTCGGCGCGCCGCCGGACTCCCGGCTGGTGGCGCATCGGTTGATGGACAATCCGCGGGTGCTGTGCGCCGCACCGGCGTATCTGTCGCGCAGCGGCACGCCGCAGACGGTGGCGGATCTGGCTGGGCACAACTGTCTGGTGTTGCGTCAGTACGAGAGCGACTACGGCTTATGGCGTTTTTACCGTGACGGCCGCGAGTTTACCCATCGCGCTTTCGGCAATCTTTCCGCCAACGACGGCGAGGTGATCATGCGCTATGCGTTGGACGGGCACGGCATCATCTTGCGCTCGCTGTGGGATGTGCGTCCCTGGCTGGCCAGCGGCGAACTGGTGGCGTTGTTGCCGGACTACATCATGCCGGAAGCGGACATTTACGCGGTCTATCAGCAGCGTCGACATGTGCCGGCGCGCATTTCCGCGTTTATCGCCTGGCTGAAACAACAGTTGCCGCAGGGGGAAGAATACCGACAGCGCCTCCCCGGCGGGGAGGCGCAGAGAATTACTGGCGCACCAAACGACCGGTAG
- the queF gene encoding NADPH-dependent 7-cyano-7-deazaguanine reductase QueF (Catalyzes the NADPH-dependent reduction of 7-cyano-7-deazaguanine (preQ0) to 7-aminomethyl-7-deazaguanine (preQ1) in queuosine biosynthesis), whose amino-acid sequence MHITENDSITHLGVRSSYPDKYDPTLLEALPRARGRDLVGLTGPDLPFDGYDLWTAFELSWLNHKGKPLVGIAEFIIPASSENLIESKSFKLYLNSFNQTRFRDIGEVHATLIKDLSAAANGDVKVTLFPGLTGYPAQIDTLPGINIDELDIEVNDYGFNPDYLQHAVRDKAPVVAETLCSNLLKSNCLVTYQPDWGSVVIKYEGRQIDREALLRYLISFRQHNEFHEQCVERIFNDLKRYCQPEKLTVFARYTRRGGLDINPFRSDFETEAATGRLVRQ is encoded by the coding sequence ATGCATATTACAGAAAACGATAGCATTACCCATCTGGGGGTGCGCTCCAGCTACCCGGACAAATACGACCCGACGCTGCTGGAAGCGCTGCCGCGCGCCCGTGGGCGCGATCTGGTCGGCCTGACCGGGCCGGACCTGCCGTTTGACGGCTACGATCTGTGGACCGCCTTCGAGCTGTCGTGGCTCAATCACAAGGGAAAGCCGCTGGTAGGCATCGCCGAATTCATCATCCCGGCCAGTTCGGAAAACCTGATCGAGTCCAAATCGTTCAAGCTGTACCTTAACAGCTTCAACCAGACCCGCTTTCGCGACATCGGCGAAGTGCACGCCACCTTGATCAAGGATCTGTCCGCCGCCGCCAACGGCGACGTCAAGGTCACGCTGTTTCCGGGCCTGACAGGCTATCCGGCGCAGATCGATACCCTGCCCGGCATCAACATTGACGAGCTGGACATCGAAGTGAACGATTACGGCTTCAACCCGGATTATCTGCAGCACGCGGTGCGCGACAAGGCGCCGGTGGTTGCGGAAACCCTGTGCTCCAACCTGCTGAAATCCAACTGTCTGGTCACCTACCAGCCGGACTGGGGCAGCGTGGTTATCAAGTACGAAGGCCGGCAAATCGACCGGGAAGCGCTGCTGCGTTACCTGATTTCGTTCCGCCAGCACAACGAATTCCACGAGCAGTGCGTCGAGCGCATCTTCAATGACCTCAAGCGCTACTGCCAGCCGGAAAAACTGACCGTATTCGCCCGCTATACCCGTCGCGGCGGTCTGGACATCAACCCGTTCCGCAGCGATTTCGAAACCGAAGCCGCTACCGGTCGTTTGGTGCGCCAGTAA
- a CDS encoding queuosine precursor transporter: MDANKKFKLLGFNHSGELSANIMVLSTGKMIHMDLKELVDSEISDDLSRHELNALYKKLYSGKDITTAYDISDRNERSWLAYLIITAALCVIYIFSTVSGVKPIFIPALNLVVPPAVFVYPLTFILVDILNEFYGLRLARRTIMIAFFFHLAFVLGLWVTSLIPGLPEWEYSKTYSGIVESMMAVLVASSLAYLISENINAWVLHKIKILTKSRYLFIRVITSTVTASAVDSVIFCTIAFYNVLSFDVIRTMILSQFLIKVVYAVLGVGPIYGTRRLFRKYIHAIPVPARN, from the coding sequence ATGGATGCAAACAAGAAATTCAAGCTGCTGGGGTTCAACCACAGCGGCGAATTATCAGCCAATATCATGGTATTATCGACCGGCAAGATGATCCACATGGATCTCAAGGAACTGGTCGACAGCGAAATCTCCGATGACCTAAGCCGGCACGAACTCAACGCTCTGTACAAAAAACTCTATTCCGGCAAAGACATCACCACCGCCTACGACATCAGCGACAGAAACGAACGATCCTGGCTGGCTTACCTCATCATTACCGCCGCACTTTGCGTCATCTATATTTTCTCCACCGTCAGCGGCGTCAAACCGATATTTATTCCGGCCCTGAATCTGGTCGTGCCGCCCGCCGTTTTCGTCTACCCGCTGACCTTTATTCTGGTGGATATCCTGAATGAATTTTATGGGCTGCGTCTGGCGCGCCGCACCATCATGATCGCTTTTTTCTTCCATCTGGCATTTGTGCTCGGGTTGTGGGTCACCAGCCTGATCCCCGGCTTGCCGGAATGGGAATACAGCAAAACCTACAGCGGCATCGTGGAAAGCATGATGGCGGTGCTGGTAGCCTCATCGCTGGCCTACCTGATCTCCGAAAACATCAATGCCTGGGTGCTGCACAAAATCAAGATCCTGACCAAGTCCCGCTACCTGTTTATCCGCGTGATCACCAGCACGGTTACCGCCTCCGCCGTCGACAGTGTGATTTTCTGCACCATCGCGTTTTATAATGTGCTGAGCTTTGACGTGATCCGCACCATGATCCTGTCGCAATTTCTGATTAAAGTGGTCTATGCGGTGTTGGGCGTCGGCCCTATTTACGGTACCCGCAGGCTATTCAGAAAATACATTCATGCCATACCCGTACCAGCAAGGAACTGA